From Lagenorhynchus albirostris chromosome 10, mLagAlb1.1, whole genome shotgun sequence, the proteins below share one genomic window:
- the TMIE gene encoding transmembrane inner ear expressed protein isoform X2, whose protein sequence is MAGQRLGAGPLWALGGAALGVCLAGVAGQLVEPSTAPPKPKPPPLTKETVVFWDMRLWHVVGIFSLFVLSIIITLCCVFNCRVPRTRKEIEARYLQRKAAKIYTDKLETVPPLDELTEVPGGDKKKKKKDSVDTVAIKVEEDEKNEAKKKKEEK, encoded by the exons ATGGCGGGGCAGCGGCTAGGCGCGGGGCCGCTCTGGGCGCTGGGCGGCGCCGCCCTGGGGGTTTGCCTCGCGGGGGTCGCCGGGCAGCTGGTGGAG CCCAGCACGGCCCCACCCAAGCCCAAGCCGCCCCCGCTGACCAAGGAGACGGTGGTGTTCTGGGATATGCGCCTGTGGCACGTGGTGGGCATCTTCTCGCTCTTCGTGTTGTCCATCA TTATCACTCTTTGCTGTGTCTTCAACTGCCGCGTGCCACGGACCCGGAAGGAGATTGAAGCCCGGTACCTACAGCGAAAGGCAGCCAAGATATACACGGACAAACTAGAGACTGTGCCACCCCTCGATGAGCTCACAGAAGTCCCTGGAG GtgataagaagaagaagaagaaggacagTGTGGATACAGTGGCCATCAAGGTAGAGGAGGATGAGAAGAATGAggccaagaagaagaaagaagagaaatga
- the TMIE gene encoding transmembrane inner ear expressed protein isoform X1 has translation MFGLSECLLRPGPLSAPSQSLASAWLIPLSPDPQPSTAPPKPKPPPLTKETVVFWDMRLWHVVGIFSLFVLSIIITLCCVFNCRVPRTRKEIEARYLQRKAAKIYTDKLETVPPLDELTEVPGGDKKKKKKDSVDTVAIKVEEDEKNEAKKKKEEK, from the exons ATGTTTGGACTGAGTGAGTGCTTGCTGAGACCTGGGCCTCTCTCGGCCCCGTCCCagtccctggcctctgcctggcTCATTCCACTCTCTCCTGACCCACAGCCCAGCACGGCCCCACCCAAGCCCAAGCCGCCCCCGCTGACCAAGGAGACGGTGGTGTTCTGGGATATGCGCCTGTGGCACGTGGTGGGCATCTTCTCGCTCTTCGTGTTGTCCATCA TTATCACTCTTTGCTGTGTCTTCAACTGCCGCGTGCCACGGACCCGGAAGGAGATTGAAGCCCGGTACCTACAGCGAAAGGCAGCCAAGATATACACGGACAAACTAGAGACTGTGCCACCCCTCGATGAGCTCACAGAAGTCCCTGGAG GtgataagaagaagaagaagaaggacagTGTGGATACAGTGGCCATCAAGGTAGAGGAGGATGAGAAGAATGAggccaagaagaagaaagaagagaaatga
- the TMIE gene encoding transmembrane inner ear expressed protein isoform X3: protein MRLWHVVGIFSLFVLSIIITLCCVFNCRVPRTRKEIEARYLQRKAAKIYTDKLETVPPLDELTEVPGGDKKKKKKDSVDTVAIKVEEDEKNEAKKKKEEK, encoded by the exons ATGCGCCTGTGGCACGTGGTGGGCATCTTCTCGCTCTTCGTGTTGTCCATCA TTATCACTCTTTGCTGTGTCTTCAACTGCCGCGTGCCACGGACCCGGAAGGAGATTGAAGCCCGGTACCTACAGCGAAAGGCAGCCAAGATATACACGGACAAACTAGAGACTGTGCCACCCCTCGATGAGCTCACAGAAGTCCCTGGAG GtgataagaagaagaagaagaaggacagTGTGGATACAGTGGCCATCAAGGTAGAGGAGGATGAGAAGAATGAggccaagaagaagaaagaagagaaatga